The sequence GGCGTGGCGGTGCCGCTGGCACTGGCGCTCATCTTCGCCCTGCTCTTTTTTACGTTCAACTCCATCCGCCAGAGCCTGATGATCTTCATGGCGATTCCGCTGGCAGCCATCGGTGGGGTGTTTGCCCTCCTGCTGCGCGATATGCCGTTCAGCATTTCGGCGGGGGTAGGGTTCATTGCGCTTTTTGGCGTGGCCGTGCTGAACGGGATTGTGTTGTTGGCCGAATTTAACCACCTGCGGCAGGAGCAGGGCCTTACTGATATGAAAGAGATTATCCGGCAAGGGGCCGAAACGCGCTTGCGCCCCGTGATTATGACGGCCCTGGTGGCTTCGTTTGGGTTTATTCCGATGGCCCTGTCCAATTCGGCGGGGGCTGAAGTACAAAAGCCGCTGGCTACGGTCGTGATTGGCGGCCTGCTGACGGCTACCTTGCTGACGTTGATCGTGTTGCCCATTCTGTATTCCATTTTCGAACGAAAATCATTGGCCAAAGAAGCCGCTGGGCGCCCGGTGAACCCGCCAAAAAGCAACGTACCGGCGGCGCTGACGGGCCTGCTGTTGCTGCTGGGTACGTTGCCCGCCATCGGCCAGACGCCACAACTGCTCTCCCTGGAGCAGGCGCTGCAACAGGCCAACACCCGAAACCCGCAGATTCAGCTGGGTACGTTGGGCATCACGCAGCAACAGGCACTGCGCCGCACGGCCTACGATGCCGGGCGGCTTTCGGCTACGGCGCTGTTGGGCCAGTACAACAGCCGCCGGTTCGACAATAACCTGACCGTCACGCACACGATTCCGAACCCCACGCTGGTGCGCCGCCTGGCCGACCTGAACGATCGCTCCGTCACGGCGCGGGAAGCCAGTCTGGCTGTCACCCAGCATCAGATCCGGTATGAGGTGAAGTCGACCTTCTATGAACTCGATTACCTGCATCAGCGGCGGCGGCTGTTTCGGCAGCAGGATACGCTCCTGGCCGAATTTGTGCAGGCGGCGAGCATCCGGTTCAAAACCGGCGAAACGGGTAGTCTCGAAAAAGCAACGGCCGAGAGTCAGCTCGCCGATCAGCGGGTGCGGCTGGCCCAACTCGACGCCGACCTGACCGGCGCCCGCACGCGCCTGAAAACGCTGCTCAACAAGCCCGATGCCTTCGAGGTGGCCGATCAGCCCCTGCCCAAGCTGACCCTGCCGGTGGCCCTCGATAGCCTGCAAAGCACGCAGGCGGGGCAGCATCCGCAACTTCGGCAGTTGCAGCAGCAGATTCAGGTGGCCGAGCAAACCCGACTGGTCGAGCAGGCGCGACTCCGGCCCGACTTTCTGGTGGGGCTGTTTTCGCAGACGCTCATCGGCAACCAGCTGATCGACGGGCAGGAACTGTATTTCGGGCCGGGGGCGCGGTTCTGGGGTGGGCAAATCGGGGTGACTTTCCCGCTGCTGGGCAATGCCCAAAAGGCCCGCGTCGAAGCGGCCCGGGTGAGCGAGCAGGTAGCCCAAACGGAATTGCAGGCGGGGCAATTTGCGCTGACTCAGCAAGTACAGCAGGCTATCAGCCAGTACAATCAGTACCGGTCGGCGTTGGCCTATTACGAGCAAAATGGCCTCACGCAGGCGCAACTCATTCAGACCAACGCGCGCCGGTCGTTTCGGGCGGGCGATATCGGGTACGTCGAGTTTTCGCTGGCGTTGCAACAGGCGCTCACCATCCGCTCGTCGTACCTCGACATTCTGAATCAGTACAATCAGTCGGTGCTGTACATCAACTACTTACTTGGGTATTGATAAACGGTTCGTTCAGTACATACTGCCACCACACACGTTATTTCTTCTGAAACTATGACTGCTTTTCGTGCCCTGACTACCGCCTGTCGGCTTGGGCTGATGATCTATTTACTGACCGCCTGTGGTTCCGAGAAAACACGGAATGGTCCCGAACTGGCCGCGGCGGCCACCGACTCCTCGGCAAAGGAGCCGACCGAAACCGGTGAGGTGCTGGTGTCGCTCACGCAGGCGCAATACAACATGGCGGGTATTCAGTTGGGGCAGCCAACGAGCCGGGCGCTGAGCACCGTGCTGAAAGCCAATGGGCAGATCGACGTACCGGCCTCCAACCTGGTGTCGGTGTCGGTACCGTTTGGCGGGTACATCCGCAAGATCGACCTTGAGCCGGGGCAACGGGTGCGCAAAGGGCAGACGCTGGTGGTCCTCGAAAACCCCGACTACATTCAGTTGCAGCAGGAGTACCTCGACACCAAAGCCAAACTGGACTACGCCGACCTCGACTACGCCCGGCAGGAAGAACTGAGCCGCGAGAATGTGAGCGCGCTTAAAACCTTCCAGCAAACGCGCTCGAACCGGCAGAGCCTGCAGGCACAACTGGCCGCCGCCGCCCAACGACTGAGTATGCTGGGCATTAGCCCCACGCAGCTAACCCCCGCCCGCCTGACGCGCACCGTCAGCGTACCCGCGCCGGCGTCGGGCTACATCACCAACGTACCTGTGAATACGGGGCGATTCGTGAATCCGGCGGATGTGCTCGTGGAAATCACCAACGTCGAACACCTGCACGTTCGGCTCAATATCTTTGAGAAGGACATCAATCAGATCCGGCTGGGACAGGCTGTGCGGTTTGGCATGGGAGGCGACGCTGCCCCCGTGCACCGGGCCGATGTGTTTCTGATCGGGAAATCGCTCGCGCCCGACCGTACCATTCCCGTGCTGGCTCACCCCGACGAATTAAAGCCCGTTTTTATCCCCGGCGGGTACGTGTCGGCACAGATCGACGTGAAGACGCAGTCGGTCCCAACGCTGCCCGAAACGGCCGTCATTGGTTTTGGCGGCAAGTCGTACGTGTATGTGCTCGACCGGAAAGACGGGCAACCCACGGTGTATCAGTTTCGGCAGGTGGAAGTGCGCACGGGCGTCCGCGAAGCTGGGTACGTGGCCGTGTCATTGCCCGCTACGATTGATCCAGCCCGAACGCCGGTTGTGTTGGCGGGAGGCTATAGCTTACTCAGCAAACTGAACAATAGCGAAGAGGAGTAAACGGGTAGTACTACTTGGCAGTAGGTAAGCTTCATACGCGCGTTTGAGTTAGTCAAAGAGCACGTGACCAAACGGGTACATACGAATACACCGAATAATATATTTTCAAGACGAATGTCAACCTGAACCGTTTTTTCGGCTAGTAAAATGGTAGATTTAGGTGATTTTTAATGGACTACTCATAGGTTATGTTACTCATATTTGCTATGATTGCATACCTAATTTGAGCGCCTAATGAAATCATACGTAATTACTTATCATTACGGTCAGCAAACGCACCGCGCCTATGCCGCCTCGGTGGATGAGGCCAAGGCATACGCCGCCGAGCTGATCCAGCATAATCGGATTTTGCCCGAAGATGCCATGTCGATTGTCCAGTTGCCCGAGCAACGGGTCATTTACTACCGGCCCGACCATATCACGCTGCATAGTCTTTACGCGCAGACCTCGTTGGTGTATCGGTTCCTGGATCGCGCCAAATCGTTGATCGGCCGCACCCCGTCTGAAGCGTCGTTGCAGCAGGTAAGTGCCTAGGCCATAAGCCGATTGGCTGCCGTGGCCGATACGACTAAATCTGGTTACTGGTTCCCCCACTTTTTAAAACAAATACCCCATTGCATCAGTACATACAGGAGTACGTGCCTCAACGGAAACTGTTATGCTGAAGTTTGATAAATTATCACTGAATATACCGGATACCAATAAACCCCGCGTCGTTGTGATCGGCGGCGGTTTTGGGGGTATCAACTTAGTTAAAGGGCTGAAAAATAAGGGCTTCCAGATCGTGATGTTCGATAAGCAGAACTATCACGGCTTCTGGCCGCTGCTCTATCAGGTAGCCACGGCCGGCCTCGAACCCGACGCCATTGCCGAGCCGCTCCGTAAACTCTTCGACGAAGAGTACGACGACTTTCATTTTCGGCTCGTGCGCGTGACGGGCGTAGACCCAGCCGCCAAAACGGTCAAGACACTCATCGGCGAGCTGAAATACGATCACCTGGTGATTGCCACGGGCTCACGGTCCAATTTCTTCGGGAACGATACGATCAAGAACAATTCGTTTCCACTTAAGACCATCCCCGACGCGCTCAACCTGCGGAGTCAGCTGCTGCAATCCTTCGAGCAGGCGAGCATCATCAAAGATCCGGTGATGCGGCAGAGCCTGCTCAACTTCGTGATTGTAGGCGGTGGCCCAACGGGCGTCGAGCTGGCGGGCTCACTAGCCGAAATGCGGAAACACGTGCTGCCCAACGATTATCCGGGGCTGGATTTCAGCAAGATGAATATCTACCTCGTTGAAGGGCTCGATCGGGTGTTGCCCCCGATGTCGCCCGAATCGGCGGCCAAAACGCAGGGTTACCTCGATGAACTGGGCGTGGTCACGAAAGTGAAAACCCTGGTCGATTCGTATGATGGCGACACCGTTACGTTCAAAAATGGCGAAACCATCCCGACGCAGACGCTTATCTGGGCGGCGGGGGTAGCGGGCGCCACCATTGAAGGCCTACCCGCCGAATCGGTCGAGAAAGGCCGGTACCTGGTCGACGAGTACAACCGCGTTAAAGGCGTCGAGGGGGTATATGCGGTGGGCGACGTGGCACTGATGAAAACCGAGAAATGGCCCAACGGGCACCCCGGTGTGGCGCAACCGGCTATTCAGCAGGGCGAACACCTGGCCACCAACCTGACGTTGCTTCAGCGGGGCGGTCAGCTTCGTCCGTTCGACTATTTCGACAAAGGGTCGCTGGCTATTATCGGTCGTGTGCGGGCGGTAGCCGATCTGCCCAAAAAGCTGCACCTGAGTGGCTTCATTGCCTGGATGGCCTGGCTATTTGTGCACATCTGGTACCTCATCGGCTTCCGTAGCAAGCTGGTCGTGCTCAGCAACTGGCTCTATCGCCTATTTACCTACGACCGGGGTACGCGCCTGATCATCCGGCCGTTTGTTCGGAAGGCCGATAAGGAAGGGCAGGAGTTTGCCATCCGCAACAGCGGTGAAGTCGTTACCGATCAGCCCACGTTGTAAGGCGTGGGGCGCGGGGCTCGGAGCAGGGGTGAAACTTTACCCTATGCCCCGCGCTTTACTGCTTCTTCATAAGTTCGGCCAACGTACCCCGGATGGTGGTGACGAACTGGCTATTCTTGAACATAGGATCGTTGTTCTTATCGAGAATTTTGCAGCTAAACGCAATCTCAACGGGCGTATCCTTCTTGTCGAACAACATCTTGGGCAACAACCCCAGCGTTTGGCCGGGCTTCACCGTCACGGGCAACACAAAGGGCGTGGTGCCCTGCGCTTTGATCAGGATGGGTTCAGCCTGCACGCCCTGCGCAATCTCCTTCCCGTTGATCGTAACGGTGTAGCGGGCATCGGTGATGTTATACGGAAACTTGTTCTTGTTGGTGCACGATATCGTTGCGGCCACGTCGGTTTTCTTCAGCCCGAATTTGCCCAGATCAATGTCTTTGACCTCAATCTTCGGGATGTAATAGGTCGGTCCTCGCAGCGACTGCGATACCGTGAAAGTCCGTTCGCCCGCGATGGGTACGTCGAGGTCGAAGGTAGTGCGCAGGCGGTAGTCCGTGCTGTCGACGCCCTGGGCTTCCAGCCGTTTCAATACGCGCGTCATCTTCGCCGCCAGCAGCTTGGCCGGTAACGCTATCAGCGTGCTATCCTGCGATTTTACCTCCACTACCTTATCGTAGCTGTCTTTCACGACCTCTTCATTGTCGATGAAAAAGCTGTAATCGACACGCCGTGCCTTGAAACCGACCGGCAGCGGATTGTCGATGAGCAGGTACATGTTCATCTGGATGGCGTCGTCGCTGATGTCGGTGAAATCAAAGCGACTCAGTTCGAGCCGGGGTTTGAGTGTGCCATCGTAGGCTCCATCCTCAGATCGGGCCTTTTGCTTGAGGTTGGTATAATAGATATAGCCGCCAATACCGAGCAGGAGCAAAATGCCCAGCGTAATCAATAAGCCTTTTTTCATAACGTTGTCTTCGAGCAATACTCGTTTTGTGTAAACAACGAAAGCCGGGAATAGTCCCGGCTTTCATGCAGTTAGTAAGGCAACGTACCTGGCTACTTGGCGTAGGCCACCGAGCGCATTTCGCGGATGACCGTGACCTTGATCTGGCCGGGGTACTGCATCTCTTTCTCGATCTTCTGCGAAATCTCGAACGACAGCGCACCCGCCCGGTCGTCGGTGACGCGCTCGGCATCGACCATCACGCGCAACTCGCGGCCCGCCTGAATGGCGTAGCACTTGGTTACGCCCTGGAAGTTGGTGGCGAGTTCCTCGAGTTCTTTCAGGCGTTTGATGTACGACTCCATCATCTCGCGGCGGGCGCCGGGGCGCGAACCCGAAATGGCGTCACAGACCTGTACGATGGGCGAAATCATGCTCGTCATCTCGATCTCGTCGTGGTGAGCACCAATGGCGTTGACGACCTCGGGGTTCTCCTTGTACTTTTTGGCCAGCTCCATACCCAGCAGGGCGTGGGGCAGTTCAGCTTCTTCAGGCCACACTTTACCAATGTCGTGCAGAAGACCGGCGCGTTTGGCAAGCTTGGCGTTGAGGCCCAACTCGGCGGCCATCGTGGCGCAGAGTTTGGCCACTTCGCGTGAGTGTTGCAACAGGTTCTGCCCGTAGCTCGACCGGAAGCGCATCCGACCGATCATCTTGATCAACTCGGGGTGCAGGCCGTGAATGCCCAGGTCGATTACCGTACGTTCGCCAATCTCCACAATCTCGTCTTCGATGTTCTTGCGGGTCTTGGCCACGATTTCCTCGATGCGGGCGGGGTGAATGCGCCCATCCTGCACGAGGCGGTGCAGCGAGAGCCGGGCCACTTCGCGCCGAACCGGATCGAAGCCCGAAATAATGATCGCTTCCGGCGTATCGTCGACGATGATTTCGACGCCCGTGGCAGCTTCCAGCGTGCGGATATTGCGCCCTTCCCGCCCGATTACCTTGCCTTTCACGTCGTCGGATTCGATGTTGAACACCGATACGCAGTTTTCGATGGCATGCTCGGTAGCGGTGCGCTGAATGGTCTCGATCACCACCTTCTTCGCCTCTTTGGTCGCCGTCAGCTTGGCTTCCTCGACGATGTTCTTGACGTACGACGATGCGCGCGTTTCAGCTTCGGCTTTCAGGGTTTCGACCAGTTGCTCGCGGGCCTGCTCGGCGGATAGCCCGGCAATTTTCTCCAGTTGAGACACCTGTTCGGCCAGCATTTTGTCGGCCTCAACCTGTCGGCGATCCACGTCGGCGGCGCGGCGGTTAAGGGCTTCGGTCTGCTGCGTCAGCGCACTTTTCTGTTGATTGATCTCGTTTTTGAGCTGATTCAGTTCGCCTTCGCGGTTACGCTGCTGATCGGCCTGTTGCATGAGCTGCTGCTCGCGTTGCTTTAGTTTGGCCTCGTTTTGCTGCAACAAACCCCGTTTCTGGTTGCTCTGCTCTTCAAATTCGGCTTTGAGCTTGAGGTATTTCTCTTTGGCTTCGAGCATCCGATCCTTCTTGATCGTCTCGGCCTGCAACTCGGCATTCTTGATGATGTCGGCGGCTTTGGCTTCAGCTTCCTGCTGTTTGCCGCTGAAGGTTTTGTGAAGCAGTTTCCGGCCCACAAAAACACCGATGCCCAGCGCAAGCAAATCGCTCAGGAACATCAGCAATATGTTAGTTGTCGTCATTTGTTCGTGTCGTTAGTGTTGAACATAGCAGCGTTGCGCCCTGTTGTTCCGACACGGTGCCTGTGAGGCGAAATAAGGCTACATCCCGGTCACGCCAGCGTGGAAATGACCAACTGATTTAGCTTGGCAACTTTGTCATAAACCCGATTCTGTAACTGCCGCGACTGTTCGTCTGACTTCAGACTGGTCACCAGACATTCGATGGCAATCAGGGCCATTACGTCCTGCGTATCGCGCATACCCCGGTTGCGATGCACCTCCACTCGGTCGCGGATGAGCCGCCAGGCTTCGCGCAGCATGGTTTCCTCTTCAGGTGGCGACTTGAAGGTGTAATCGCGGTCGGCGATTTTCAGGTGTATGGATAGCAGTTCTTCCATCAACTCGATCAATTACAGGGCACGTAATCCGATTCACCGCAAAAAGGTCTAGGAATGAATGGGTTAGTGAACCGGGGTACGTAGGGTACTGGTACTTTATGACAAGGTGCTCAGGTAAGCAATACAGCGATCCAGATCGCGTATGTACTCATCGAGCTTCTGCTTTACTTCTTCACGGGCAACCGTATCAGGTAGGTTGCTGCTTACAAGTTTACCAAAATCTTTCGACTTTGTAAGCGCGGGCGGCGTATCTGTCGCTTTTTTCGTTTGTTGTTTTAACTGATTTTGTTGGTCCCGAAGCAGCTCGTTGAGTCGGTTGTTTTCCGATTCCAGATGGGCAATACGTTGTTTCTGCTGAGCGACTAACTCAGTCAAATCGAAGATCTTGTGTTCAAAATCTTCCAGCAACACAAAGAGCCGTGATCCGGAAATCATCAGGGTAGCGGTTTCGGTTTACGAGGCGGGTGTTCTTGATTTAGTCATTATAGTAACCCACAGGGCTACCGATCGGATTGACAAAAAAACACCCGCCTTTGCACGGAAAACTTATTTTCTGATCGTTGCCCCCAACTCGCGTTCGAAGGCAGCCATCAGGCGTTGCATGGTTTTGTCGATGACGGCGTCGGTCAGAGTTTGGGTCGCGTCCTGCAAGGTGAAACTGACGGCGTAGGCTTTTTTGCCCGCGCCCAGGTTCGCGCCTTCATACACGTCAAACACGTTCAGCCCCGTCAGCAACTTGCGTTCGGTTTGCCGGGCCACCTGCTCAATCTGCGCAAACGATACCGACCGGTCGATCACGAGCGAGAGGTCACGGCGCACCTCGGGGAAGCGCGACACCTCCGCGTAGCTGGCCTTACCGCTATACCGCTTCGTGAGCAACGCCCAGTCGAAATCCGCATAATAAACAGGCACTTTGGCATCGGCCAATTTAGCCAATTTCGGGTTGAGTAACCCAAAGGTTACAACCGGCTTTTTACCTAACGTATAGGTCAAACCATATTGAAACAGCGTGGGGTCGGCCGGTTGCTGGTCCGTTGGCTTGATCCGCAGCGACGACAGCACACGGTTTACCGCCGCCGCCATGTCGTGAAAGGCGACGGCTTTACCCGGTTGCTGCCAGGTTTCGGCCGTTGTGTTGCCCGCCATGACCAGCGCGAGCCGGGGCGACTCGTGGTACTTGGTGGCACCGGTGCCGTTGTCGCCCGTGCTGACCGAGGAGCCGTAGACTTTGCCAAATTCAAACAGGCTGAGGTCGCGTTGACGTCGGTTGAGATTATACACCAGCGCATCGAGCATCGAGAACACCATCGACTGCCGCAGCACCGAAAGCTCTTCGCTCAACGGGTTCAGTAGGCGCACGTCGGCGAGGGGGAGTGTGGCCCGGATGGCCTCGTGGTAAGCGGGGCGGGTCATCGACAGCGACATGGCTTCGACAAAGCCGGTAGCCGCTAGTACGGTGCCGATGCGCGCCTGCAACTGATTCACGTCGACCTCGGGAAACTCCGACAGCGTATCGGCGGCCAGGCTGGCCGACAGGGGTACGTTGTCGAGACCATAAATCCGCAGGATCTCTTCCACCACGTCGGCC comes from Fibrella aestuarina BUZ 2 and encodes:
- a CDS encoding efflux RND transporter periplasmic adaptor subunit, encoding MTAFRALTTACRLGLMIYLLTACGSEKTRNGPELAAAATDSSAKEPTETGEVLVSLTQAQYNMAGIQLGQPTSRALSTVLKANGQIDVPASNLVSVSVPFGGYIRKIDLEPGQRVRKGQTLVVLENPDYIQLQQEYLDTKAKLDYADLDYARQEELSRENVSALKTFQQTRSNRQSLQAQLAAAAQRLSMLGISPTQLTPARLTRTVSVPAPASGYITNVPVNTGRFVNPADVLVEITNVEHLHVRLNIFEKDINQIRLGQAVRFGMGGDAAPVHRADVFLIGKSLAPDRTIPVLAHPDELKPVFIPGGYVSAQIDVKTQSVPTLPETAVIGFGGKSYVYVLDRKDGQPTVYQFRQVEVRTGVREAGYVAVSLPATIDPARTPVVLAGGYSLLSKLNNSEEE
- a CDS encoding NAD(P)/FAD-dependent oxidoreductase yields the protein MLKFDKLSLNIPDTNKPRVVVIGGGFGGINLVKGLKNKGFQIVMFDKQNYHGFWPLLYQVATAGLEPDAIAEPLRKLFDEEYDDFHFRLVRVTGVDPAAKTVKTLIGELKYDHLVIATGSRSNFFGNDTIKNNSFPLKTIPDALNLRSQLLQSFEQASIIKDPVMRQSLLNFVIVGGGPTGVELAGSLAEMRKHVLPNDYPGLDFSKMNIYLVEGLDRVLPPMSPESAAKTQGYLDELGVVTKVKTLVDSYDGDTVTFKNGETIPTQTLIWAAGVAGATIEGLPAESVEKGRYLVDEYNRVKGVEGVYAVGDVALMKTEKWPNGHPGVAQPAIQQGEHLATNLTLLQRGGQLRPFDYFDKGSLAIIGRVRAVADLPKKLHLSGFIAWMAWLFVHIWYLIGFRSKLVVLSNWLYRLFTYDRGTRLIIRPFVRKADKEGQEFAIRNSGEVVTDQPTL
- a CDS encoding LEA type 2 family protein, yielding MKKGLLITLGILLLLGIGGYIYYTNLKQKARSEDGAYDGTLKPRLELSRFDFTDISDDAIQMNMYLLIDNPLPVGFKARRVDYSFFIDNEEVVKDSYDKVVEVKSQDSTLIALPAKLLAAKMTRVLKRLEAQGVDSTDYRLRTTFDLDVPIAGERTFTVSQSLRGPTYYIPKIEVKDIDLGKFGLKKTDVAATISCTNKNKFPYNITDARYTVTINGKEIAQGVQAEPILIKAQGTTPFVLPVTVKPGQTLGLLPKMLFDKKDTPVEIAFSCKILDKNNDPMFKNSQFVTTIRGTLAELMKKQ
- the rny gene encoding ribonuclease Y, whose amino-acid sequence is MTTTNILLMFLSDLLALGIGVFVGRKLLHKTFSGKQQEAEAKAADIIKNAELQAETIKKDRMLEAKEKYLKLKAEFEEQSNQKRGLLQQNEAKLKQREQQLMQQADQQRNREGELNQLKNEINQQKSALTQQTEALNRRAADVDRRQVEADKMLAEQVSQLEKIAGLSAEQAREQLVETLKAEAETRASSYVKNIVEEAKLTATKEAKKVVIETIQRTATEHAIENCVSVFNIESDDVKGKVIGREGRNIRTLEAATGVEIIVDDTPEAIIISGFDPVRREVARLSLHRLVQDGRIHPARIEEIVAKTRKNIEDEIVEIGERTVIDLGIHGLHPELIKMIGRMRFRSSYGQNLLQHSREVAKLCATMAAELGLNAKLAKRAGLLHDIGKVWPEEAELPHALLGMELAKKYKENPEVVNAIGAHHDEIEMTSMISPIVQVCDAISGSRPGARREMMESYIKRLKELEELATNFQGVTKCYAIQAGRELRVMVDAERVTDDRAGALSFEISQKIEKEMQYPGQIKVTVIREMRSVAYAK
- a CDS encoding cell division protein ZapA; this translates as MEELLSIHLKIADRDYTFKSPPEEETMLREAWRLIRDRVEVHRNRGMRDTQDVMALIAIECLVTSLKSDEQSRQLQNRVYDKVAKLNQLVISTLA